A window of Polaromonas hydrogenivorans contains these coding sequences:
- a CDS encoding abortive infection family protein → MNKQIPSPLIAIVSDLVSSHETHASLDSLFMYAEASGEPPEGSKHVKAQEWLRHTNKVHPEPLAVLGKIICGYIEDPVMAADFKVSEWIAEHESVIKKRENVRKIEVVLARNGLQYRIGGMLTTGGMAPSKTLGELIKGREMPAIHREFDRAMETVTGKPREAVSAASNILESIFKIYIEDNKLRMPEKQDLQPVFKVVRADLGLDPGSVEDQDLQRIISGLFSIVDGIGALRTHAGSAHSEGRKGYKLEPRHARLAVNAAHTVATFVMETWDKKESAKSGHVGQS, encoded by the coding sequence ATGAATAAACAGATACCGTCACCCTTGATAGCCATCGTGTCAGACCTTGTCTCCTCACACGAAACACATGCAAGCCTTGACAGTTTGTTTATGTATGCAGAGGCTTCCGGCGAGCCACCTGAAGGCAGCAAGCACGTCAAGGCGCAAGAGTGGCTACGTCATACAAATAAAGTCCATCCCGAACCTTTGGCGGTCCTTGGGAAGATCATTTGCGGCTACATAGAAGACCCTGTAATGGCAGCTGACTTCAAGGTGTCCGAGTGGATCGCAGAGCATGAATCCGTCATCAAGAAGCGCGAGAACGTGCGCAAGATTGAAGTTGTTCTAGCCAGGAACGGTCTTCAATATCGGATTGGAGGCATGCTTACGACTGGAGGCATGGCGCCAAGCAAAACCCTTGGGGAGCTTATCAAAGGCAGAGAGATGCCAGCTATCCACCGCGAGTTTGATCGAGCCATGGAAACGGTGACTGGTAAACCGCGCGAAGCTGTATCCGCCGCGTCAAACATTCTGGAGTCAATCTTCAAAATCTATATCGAGGACAACAAACTGCGCATGCCGGAAAAGCAAGACCTGCAACCTGTTTTCAAAGTGGTGCGGGCAGACTTAGGACTCGATCCTGGCAGCGTCGAGGATCAGGACTTGCAGCGAATCATCAGTGGCTTGTTCTCGATTGTTGACGGCATTGGTGCGCTGCGTACGCATGCCGGGAGCGCACACAGCGAAGGACGCAAAGGCTACAAATTGGAACCCCGCCACGCACGTTTGGCCGTAAATGCCGCTCACACGGTCGCTACATTTGTAATGGAAACCTGGGACAAGAAAGAGTCGGCGAAATCAGGGCATGTCGGCCAGAGTTAA
- a CDS encoding ketopantoate reductase family protein, whose protein sequence is MASIPLDEARPANNSLKVAVMGAGAVGCYYGGMLARAGHEVVLIARPQHVEAIARDGLRLQTTAFDERVALAASTEPGVVQGAQLVLFCVKSLDTESAGALLRPHLAPGALVLSLQNGVDNADRLRSVLPRHTVAAAVVYVATEMAGPGHVRHHGRGELVIEPAHSTSLSSDAVAQALIAAGVPTEISGNVRGALWAKLILNCAYNAVSAITQLPYGKAVAGAGITDVMRDVVAECQAVASAEGVQVAGDVDAAIRKIAETMPGQLSSTAQDLARGKRSEIDYLNGLIVRRGAALGIATPANRVLWALVKLLEAKGT, encoded by the coding sequence ATGGCCAGCATCCCGCTCGACGAAGCACGCCCCGCAAACAATAGCCTCAAGGTCGCCGTGATGGGCGCGGGCGCCGTCGGCTGCTACTACGGCGGCATGCTGGCCCGCGCCGGGCATGAGGTCGTGCTGATCGCGCGGCCCCAGCATGTGGAGGCCATCGCCAGAGACGGCCTGCGCCTGCAGACCACGGCCTTCGACGAACGCGTAGCCCTGGCCGCCAGCACCGAACCCGGCGTGGTGCAAGGCGCGCAGCTGGTGCTGTTCTGCGTCAAGTCGCTCGACACCGAATCGGCCGGCGCCCTGCTGCGGCCGCACTTGGCGCCGGGCGCGCTGGTGTTGAGCCTGCAAAACGGCGTGGACAACGCCGACCGGCTGCGCAGCGTGCTGCCACGGCACACGGTGGCCGCCGCCGTGGTGTACGTCGCCACCGAAATGGCCGGCCCCGGCCATGTCAGGCACCACGGCCGGGGCGAGCTGGTGATCGAGCCAGCCCATTCCACGTCTTTGTCCAGCGACGCCGTGGCGCAAGCCCTGATCGCCGCCGGCGTGCCCACCGAAATCTCCGGCAACGTGCGCGGCGCGCTGTGGGCGAAGCTGATCCTCAACTGCGCCTACAACGCCGTCTCGGCCATCACCCAGCTGCCCTACGGCAAAGCGGTGGCCGGCGCGGGCATTACGGACGTGATGCGCGACGTGGTGGCCGAATGCCAGGCCGTGGCCAGCGCCGAAGGCGTGCAGGTGGCGGGCGATGTGGACGCGGCCATCCGCAAGATCGCCGAGACCATGCCCGGCCAGTTGTCATCGACCGCGCAAGACCTAGCGCGCGGCAAGCGCAGCGAGATTGACTACCTCAATGGCCTGATCGTGCGGCGCGGCGCGGCGCTGGGAATCGCGACGCCGGCGAACCGGGTGCTGTGGGCGCTGGTGAAGTTGCTGGAGGCCAAGGGCACGTAG
- a CDS encoding RNB domain-containing ribonuclease, producing the protein MNPINLHQIAVEAMRARGLLPAFAPQALQEAEDARQTSPERNSAIRDLRHLTWFSIDNDDTRDLDQLSVAEPLPAGAARLLVAVADVDTLVRPGGAVDGHAGANTTSVYTAAGVFPMLPEALSNDLTSLHEGQERLAVVVDMQVEADGTVSASGVYRALVLNRAKLTYDGVSAWLDGVAPPPPQIASVPGLEDQLRLHDALAGQLRQWRQTRGALNVNTVSARPVFEDGQLVDLRADNKNRAKDLIADLMIAANGATARYLADKGFPSLRRLLQAPRRWDRIALLAASHGVQLPATPDALALDRFLNARRLADPAGFADLSLAVVKLLGSGEYAAAPAAADGAPAVTGTLGLGHFGLAVNDYAHSTAPNRRFPDLVTQRLLKAAIAGEAPPYSAGQLSEIAQHCTLQEDNASKVERQVLKAAGAWLLHGRIGEVFDAIVTGAAPKGTFVRISSPLLEGRVVRGFDGLDVGDTARVRLLAVDAEKSFIDFERA; encoded by the coding sequence ATGAACCCCATCAACCTCCACCAAATCGCCGTCGAAGCCATGCGCGCCCGGGGCCTGCTGCCTGCCTTCGCGCCGCAGGCCCTGCAAGAAGCCGAGGACGCGCGCCAGACCAGCCCTGAGCGCAACAGCGCCATCCGCGACCTGCGCCACCTGACCTGGTTTTCCATCGACAACGACGACACGCGCGACCTGGACCAGCTGAGCGTGGCCGAACCGCTGCCCGCCGGCGCCGCGCGCCTGCTGGTGGCGGTGGCCGATGTGGACACCCTGGTGCGGCCCGGCGGCGCGGTCGATGGCCATGCGGGCGCCAACACCACCTCGGTGTACACGGCGGCCGGCGTGTTCCCGATGCTGCCCGAAGCGCTGTCCAACGACCTCACCTCGCTGCACGAGGGCCAGGAGCGGCTGGCGGTGGTGGTCGATATGCAGGTCGAGGCCGACGGCACGGTGTCCGCGTCAGGCGTCTATCGGGCATTGGTGCTCAACCGCGCCAAGCTCACCTACGACGGCGTCTCGGCATGGCTCGACGGCGTGGCGCCCCCGCCGCCGCAGATCGCCAGCGTGCCGGGGCTGGAGGACCAGCTTCGCCTGCACGACGCCCTGGCCGGCCAGCTGCGGCAATGGCGCCAGACGCGCGGCGCGCTGAATGTCAACACGGTGTCCGCACGCCCGGTGTTCGAGGACGGGCAGCTGGTGGACCTGCGCGCCGACAACAAAAACCGCGCCAAGGATCTGATCGCCGACCTGATGATCGCGGCCAACGGCGCGACGGCGCGGTATCTGGCGGACAAGGGCTTTCCGTCGCTGCGGCGACTGCTGCAGGCGCCGCGCCGCTGGGACCGCATCGCCCTGCTGGCGGCGAGCCACGGCGTGCAGTTGCCGGCAACGCCCGATGCACTGGCGCTGGACCGCTTCCTGAACGCGCGCCGCCTGGCCGACCCGGCCGGGTTTGCTGATTTGTCGCTGGCGGTGGTGAAGCTGCTGGGCTCGGGCGAATACGCGGCCGCGCCCGCTGCGGCGGACGGTGCGCCAGCGGTAACGGGTACGTTGGGATTGGGGCACTTCGGGCTGGCGGTGAACGACTACGCGCATTCGACCGCGCCCAACCGGCGCTTTCCCGACCTGGTGACCCAGCGCCTCCTGAAGGCCGCCATCGCGGGCGAGGCGCCGCCCTATTCGGCCGGGCAGCTCAGCGAAATCGCCCAGCACTGCACGCTGCAGGAGGACAACGCCAGCAAGGTCGAGCGCCAGGTGCTCAAAGCGGCGGGCGCCTGGCTGCTGCACGGGCGCATCGGCGAGGTCTTCGACGCCATCGTCACCGGCGCGGCGCCCAAAGGGACTTTTGTTCGCATCAGCAGCCCGCTGCTCGAAGGCCGGGTGGTGCGCGGTTTCGACGGGCTGGACGTGGGCGATACGGCGCGCGTCAGGCTGCTGGCGGTGGATGCGGAAAAAAGCTTCATCGACTTTGAACGCGCCTGA
- a CDS encoding YkvA family protein gives MLKRLTLLWTVLRGDARQLWFALRHPNAPGWLKLGTALIALYLFSPIDLIPDVLPVIGVVDDLVLVPLAIRWLLKRLPPEIAQAAASRRAG, from the coding sequence ATGCTCAAACGCCTGACCCTGCTGTGGACCGTGCTGCGCGGCGATGCGCGGCAACTGTGGTTCGCGCTGCGCCACCCCAACGCGCCGGGCTGGCTGAAGCTAGGCACCGCGCTGATCGCGCTGTACCTGTTCTCGCCGATTGACCTGATTCCCGACGTGCTGCCGGTGATCGGCGTGGTCGATGACCTGGTGCTGGTGCCGCTGGCGATTCGCTGGCTGCTCAAGCGCCTGCCGCCGGAGATTGCCCAGGCAGCGGCAAGCCGCCGCGCCGGTTGA
- a CDS encoding amidohydrolase family protein yields the protein MLDLLVKNASLPDGRTGISVAVQDGLITEVAPGLDAPAYEAIDARGFLLSPPFVDAHFHMDATLSYGLPRVNESGTLLEGIAVWGELKPLLTADAIIERALAYCDWAVAKGLLAIRSHVDTSDPSLLPVEALLEVKRRVAPYIDLQLVAFPQDGVLRSKGGMDNLKRALDLGVDVVGGIPHFERTMNDGAASVRLLCELAAERGKLVDMHCDESDDPLSRHIETLAFEAQRLGLQGRVNGSHCTSMHSMDNYYVSKLLPLIAESGVSVIANPLINITLQGRHDSYPKRRGMTRVPELMAAGVNVAFGHDCVMDPWYGMGSGDMLEVAHMGLHVAQMTSQQGIRACFDAVTVNAAKVMHLPHYGLDAGCDASFVLLQARDTVEAIRLRANRLKVWRKGVLVAETPEVVARLQVAGRPEKISFSHP from the coding sequence ATGCTTGATTTACTCGTCAAAAACGCCAGCCTGCCCGATGGCCGGACCGGCATCTCAGTGGCCGTGCAGGACGGCCTCATCACCGAGGTCGCGCCCGGCCTGGACGCCCCGGCCTATGAGGCCATCGACGCCCGGGGCTTCCTGCTGAGCCCGCCGTTCGTCGATGCCCATTTCCACATGGACGCGACCTTGAGCTACGGCCTGCCGCGCGTCAACGAAAGCGGCACGCTGCTCGAAGGCATCGCCGTGTGGGGCGAACTCAAACCCCTGCTGACGGCCGACGCCATCATCGAGCGCGCCCTCGCCTACTGCGACTGGGCCGTCGCCAAGGGCCTGCTGGCGATCCGCAGCCATGTCGATACCAGCGACCCGAGCCTGCTGCCGGTCGAGGCGCTGCTCGAAGTCAAGCGCCGCGTCGCGCCCTACATCGACCTGCAGCTGGTCGCCTTTCCGCAGGACGGCGTGCTGCGCTCCAAAGGCGGCATGGACAACCTGAAACGCGCGCTCGACCTGGGCGTGGACGTGGTCGGCGGCATCCCGCACTTCGAGCGCACCATGAACGACGGCGCGGCCAGCGTCAGGCTGCTGTGCGAACTGGCGGCCGAGCGCGGCAAGCTGGTGGACATGCATTGCGACGAGAGCGACGACCCGCTGTCGCGCCACATCGAGACGCTGGCCTTCGAGGCGCAGCGCCTGGGCCTGCAAGGCCGCGTCAACGGCTCGCACTGCACGTCGATGCATTCGATGGACAACTATTACGTCAGCAAGCTGCTGCCGCTGATCGCCGAAAGCGGCGTCAGCGTGATCGCCAACCCGCTGATCAACATCACGCTGCAGGGCCGCCACGACAGCTACCCCAAGCGGCGCGGCATGACGCGCGTTCCCGAGCTGATGGCCGCCGGCGTGAATGTCGCCTTCGGCCACGACTGCGTGATGGACCCCTGGTACGGCATGGGCAGCGGCGACATGCTGGAAGTGGCGCACATGGGTTTGCATGTGGCGCAGATGACCAGCCAGCAAGGCATCCGCGCCTGCTTCGACGCGGTGACGGTGAATGCGGCGAAGGTGATGCACCTGCCGCATTACGGGCTGGACGCGGGCTGCGACGCGAGCTTCGTGCTGCTGCAGGCGCGCGATACGGTGGAGGCGATTCGTTTAAGGGCGAATCGGCTGAAGGTTTGGCGGAAGGGGGTTCTGGTGGCGGAGACGCCGGAGGTTGTGGCTCGGTTGCAGGTGGCAGGGCGGCCGGAAAAAATTAGCTTCTCGCATCCATGA